ATACACTGCTGGAGGAACATTTTTTGGTGACATAGATTGACAGATTCTGCAGGCTTAGTTGTGGTTATAATTTAGTGACAATATCAACTGAAGTATAGTACATCGAAAGTAGGTAAGTAATCCATTACTTATTTATCTtacgtattttatttaagaaccaagcaaaaatacattcaaacatttatttattgggATGTGATCATTTGTATACAGAATATCATAACATTTCTATCTGATATTGTACTTTGTGTAGCcagttttgaacaaatttattttataaagaaaggaaaacaatacaatattaattttcagcaacaattttctttcataaataatatattatttattggttttttctttcttatcTGGCTTTCAtaatttcatagttttcataGTCATTTGATGAACTCTTTGAGAAGCAGATATCAACTGGAAGTACGGGGCTCCATTCTCAGTCTTAGGTCTCCGTGAGGTGCGTACATGAAGGTAACCTTGTACTGAAGGGGCTCGTGGTGATAAGACAGCCTGAAGTTTCTTATCAGCTGCAATTCAACAATAAGAATGAGCTTTACACTACAATAAAGTACATAAATGGTATTCACCTATGATGAATTCATTCCAGAAaatgaatgatattttaaatttggaaagaatatttacacatatataacTAGCTAAGATTACAATgttctataaaaaatttatctTGGAAGGATTTTAATCTTGCATTAGTTGCACATGGTTTCTGATTCCATTCAATCTACTTTGTGAAGTACAAacttttgtttagttaaattttagaaactttttcaGTACAATTTGTGAAAATGTGTTTCATTGAACCATTATTCAATCAGACCAGTGCACAGGCTTTGTTTGCATTTAGTACTGTTTTCTAAAgcacattatttttgtattataatgttttatgttctgaacaaattgttaattgttcaacaaaaattattgttttagtatattgaaaaactggttaaaaattgtttgtaatatatttaactacaacctatatttaaaataaaaaaagttttataagattcataaaacatgtttccatatttaaaataaacctaactACTTTAAGAGACTTTTAAATTAAAGTGACTTCTGTTTTGTGTGTAATATTTCTCTAACATCCTTATTTTATAGGGATTATTCTAAGCACAGTCTTCAAGACCATGCACGGCAATGTTTCAAACTTAGTGCGACTAACGCAGggtcaaataataatataattgttattgttttaaataatttaatattggtaTAAACTGAAAACATACTATAACAACTACTGTTCTGGGTATAGTATTATATCAATTAATCTTGGCTTGTATTTTTAGGAAcaacattcatattataaatatgtaataactaCTGAATTATATCATGTTTGCCCCTACTAATTGTTCAGAGTCAGTGAGTGAATAACCTGCTTCTGAAAGGTTAAATATTAAGCTTTATTACACAGAAGAGTCTATGTTAACTCACTGACCTTGGCTATTAATATCTGCATCTCCAGATCTGCGAATCTCCTGCCCAAGCACATACGAGGTCCGTGACCAAAGGGCAGGGAGGCAAATGGATGTATACGAAAGGATTCATAGAGAGTACTCTGCTTCATCCACCTCTCTGGCAGAAACTTTTCAGGCTCGGCCACATACTCTGGCATATTTCCAGTCACTATTGTGGGGAATACTAACTGTatctaagaaaaacaaataacgcgttaaattaatttaatagacaAATAGATAAActctgaataattttaaaatttatatgctCATATAATTCTAAAgttgaaaattaagtttttataaatacctaCCTGGGGCTTTATGcacaattttcataattaaagtcCGTAGCCTTCTTACTGAAAGCACTTACAATGTAATATGGTAGGACTCTATATTTTTGAATCAGTATCagtacacaaacacacacactcatgtattatttcatttgtCATGGATAAGAGGGATTAAGTGAAATTCCTATAGACTTGAAGTGCAGGAGCATTCCAGTCatataaatagattatatttattaaatatatataattaatttatatgcatagcatataaatgaattatatttccgatgttttacttaattttgcCTTGTTGCCCTGATAATGAAAGTATACATTATATAGGTCTCAAAAACTTACCTCGGTCAATAAATGTCTATTTCCAGCCTTCTAATCTAGTTACAGTTTACGATATTTCTCGTTCCAGTTGTCTGTTGAGGACATAAATACATGtatgtcaaatttaatatttttaggacaGTGAGAAgttgaaacaaaatattcagGGTATTCACCTCCATTTCAATCCCTTCAAACGTTTAAactttatgaaaatgcttttgtttttatatttaagtcatgAGGCATACATGTGCCAAATTTCAGATTTCTGGGATATTGGAAAGTTGGAGAactagtgatgagtgagtgacGTGAGGGCTTTGTGTTTTATACACAGAGATACACTATTATGCTTAATTCACGtttatgacatttaaattaaaatatttgtgctGTATACTCTATATAGGttttaaaacacgttattttaaaataaatattatcattaattaaagttataaaaagataAACCTCATCTCACAATGCTTTCCCCTTATAGCAGACTTATTTTTGACCACTTCACTTAATTAGACTATCTTGTTTCTAGTGTTAACCAGCTGGCAACAATATCATTTATCAAATGGGGTGGCAGAGAGTTTAGTTGGGAAGGACGGTGAGGTATGTGGTCATTGTAATGACTTACTCCTTTAGGTATCCTGTATCCACATATCGTCATATCAGTCTGAAGGGTTCTTCCATTTCCAATCACGGTAGAATACATCCTAAACAGaatatttgtcaaaaatattaattttaatcttttaaccccttataataaaattagagtACAAGAGATGATCAAATGTTAAAACTGACCTAAAAACTTCCTTGACGAAAGCTTTCAGATAGATCATTTTATCTAAGTTGATAGCATCAAGAGGAGTGTCAGCTGTTGGTAGCACTCTCACTAGCTCCTCATATAGTTTCTCCTGTTCCTGGGGACGAGTAGCTAACTGGTACAATAGTGAGCACACTGCCATTGATATCTGGgggaaatattcaaatatttaaggACAAAGTTACCAATCCCCACAACAAGCTTAAAGAACTAGATAGAGACGTAACTACACAAGACAAAAGCAGCAGGAGGAGAAGCTCCTCTGTACTCATTCTTGCAAAATGTATGAGGGCCATAAACTACAGACTAAAATGACTTATATTTAATATAGGAGtccaatattctttaaatatttaacatacctgcaaatttgaaatattaaaattgtaatacttacaaaacattataagaaGATTATAATTTTAGGTATTATTTTGGTATAGGCAAGTGAGAGTTGCTATTAAGACAGTGAACTAAAGGTAAATACAGCCATGCGGTTGATAAGATGGGTTTGGTTCTAAAGTTGGTGTATTCTATTTCCATTACTGTCTTGTGACTCAAGAAACAGGTTTGCCAGTGGTGAAAATGTTATTCCAACATTATTACGAGAATGGAGAGAAAGATATTTTTGGTTAGGGCGGTACATGTCTAATAATGTTTCGTGTTTGGTAAGATAGATAGAGggtttagcaaaaatattttatttagttaattcgTTCAGAAACATCCAAAAGCTTCCACCAGAATTTTGGTACGCAATGGGAGACATTTTGTGCTATAATTTATTCTGGACTCGACAGGTCATTCTTAAATTTGTGATGCTCTCTTCTGATAGACTCTTGACAGGTCCTAGAGAATTAAATTAGGTACTTAGATTCCTCTTAGTCCAAGGAAATACACTATTGGTTTTGGGGTCAGAAGGTCAAAGAGCAGCTAAGTTAGTCAGTTAAGTCAGAACATGCAACCACAGTTGCCAGTTATTAGATATCCATAACTCTTTGCTTTACTTTTATTGGTACAACCTGAAACTTTCAAGAATTAGTGAgcatgtaaataaagaatatatgaGGTATCAATCATTAATTTTCACTAACctaggaaaaaagttttaatcagTTTGGAAAGGACTTTTGTTATTTTCCGTCAGGTACTGCAACACCCTGTTGTAgcggtttattttaatttcatttgtttgttacattacaattgaatttcaagtctgtttggtataatacaaaatacatatgaAAAGCATTCATCATATTAAGCATGATCCATAAACATTACATTTGCATCTACAAGTATTATTTGTTGGTTGATCAGATATTGAATTGAATGTCATAGTCAATACTGTGTGAAGGGACTGTTTACCGTGTCTATTCCCACCAAGATGAGGTCCAGAGCCAGTACATATGCAGTCTTTGGGTCTGGCTCACTCACTAGAATTCTCTCCAGCAGTGACAGATCTGAAGAGCTATCTTTGGTCTTGAGTTTCTCAACTGCGCTGtcaatatatttcatacaaattctGGAATTTaacaaaatccatttaaaaaattatagaatcaCGAATGATTATGTATTGTAATAACaacctaaaattataaatgtcaaCTGGTAAGATGAAAACATaacagtttcataaatatttttaagaagtgGTAACACTAGAGATTTTTCTGTTATCAGCTAAGGATTTTCTAgctctaaaaatttaataatactcaCTCTATAAAATAGTCCATATTGTTGACATATCGGCTCCAGAGTGGGGTGGGGATGTACCTCCAGAAGGGCATCTTCAACTCCAGTATGGCAACATTGCGCAAAGCGTACTTGGCAGCATTTATGATTTTTTGGGGCTCTGAGTCACCAGTCAATTTTGGGTCTAGGCATCCTAACCTAACATCTAGTGCCACTCGTCCTAtacctaaaacatatttttattattgtacatgtgTGCATTTTCAATTCTACCTTTATAGGATcactaattatgtttatttctcAACGTGCTATGTCCACAATTTAAGTTGTTGACTTTATGCAACATCAtcagaacatttatttaaatctggttaaaatttatatatgtttagtgaaaattaaattggttatatTGGTATTAATGGTAtgaattgacatttttatttggtttagaaAACCAATAATTCTACCAGATTGAAGAAACACCAGGACTTAGGCTATAGTCAAACTACATAGCTTGTTAAACTAGTTAGGAATTGAATAATTCTGCAATCGTTAGTATCACAGTACCCTACACTAAATTTTAACTCTTCTTCTCAGCCAAAGGCCATTctaggaaaatatttaataagaacaaATTAAGAAGTCTGTTTAAAAAGTATACCTTCATCTGGAAAACGTTTGTTTTTTATCAACCAACATGTTTTAATAAGTAGACATAAAAATACTCTCATTGGAGTATACACTCAGTCCAGCGCTGTTGCAGTTATTGCAGGCAAATCTGTAAAGCATTTTGGAGGTGCCGATGGTTTAAGCGGTCTAAGATGTCGGACATTGAATCTGaattagagatagcacaggttaaAGAGCTTTTTATCAGTGTCATCGACTTTGTACAGTATCAaatctctcccttattctgtttgataagatcctggcACAGGCCAGTGgaccatgaggacgggcagaataggGCTTAAAAGGGACTCAGCCTATCCTTTTTCTTAAAAAGTcttatgaataaacatttattgactCATTGCATTTTGTATCATGTTATTTTGGATCCTTTAAGTAGTATTTTCAAGGGAGAAAATACCAAGAAGTCACCCAGTGCTATATCAGGGATGTAGAGAGTCTGACAACACTGGGAACATGAGTTAGGTCAAGGAGCTATTTACTTTAATGTGGGAAGAATGAACTGTAACATTGCTTTAATGAAGTGgtaagtttttgtttgttaaatcaaTATGTTTGCACTACAAAGCATAATTAGGGTAATTAATGCCCaacaaaaaataaaggtaaaatttGATCATTATCccattcacattttttaaatttgtaatgcatATGGGGAGAAGAGGAATTCAAAAAATCATTCAGGAAAAATGTACAGTGGCCATAATGTATTGAAAGGCTATGTATTTTCCTTATTTCTTTCTTCATTATTGGtcatattagtttaaaaagttAGTGCTGGTTTAAAAACATTCT
This Homalodisca vitripennis isolate AUS2020 chromosome 3, UT_GWSS_2.1, whole genome shotgun sequence DNA region includes the following protein-coding sequences:
- the LOC124357460 gene encoding probable cytochrome P450 301a1, mitochondrial, with the translated sequence MRIRVSQLYLYRYQCRSVTTAQSVCDTDLARPYSEVPGPRPIPLLGNTWRLLPVIGQYQVSDLAQVSRLLYEQYGNIVKLSGLIGRPDLLFVYDVDEIEKVYRLEGDTPYRPSMPCLVQYKSKVRKDFFGRLPGVVGVHGEPWREFRTKVQKPCLQLHTVKKYIKPIEDVTEYFIQRMQEMKDENGDMPTDFDNEIHKWSLECIGRVALDVRLGCLDPKLTGDSEPQKIINAAKYALRNVAILELKMPFWRYIPTPLWSRYVNNMDYFIEICMKYIDSAVEKLKTKDSSSDLSLLERILVSEPDPKTAYVLALDLILVGIDTISMAVCSLLYQLATRPQEQEKLYEELVRVLPTADTPLDAINLDKMIYLKAFVKEVFRMYSTVIGNGRTLQTDMTICGYRIPKGIQLVFPTIVTGNMPEYVAEPEKFLPERWMKQSTLYESFRIHPFASLPFGHGPRMCLGRRFADLEMQILIAKLIRNFRLSYHHEPLQYKVTFMYAPHGDLRLRMEPRTSS